The Bdellovibrio bacteriovorus W nucleotide sequence CTTTTTAAGGCTCGCCATAATTTTATCGGATAGATTTTCAAACATAAGTTACCCCGAATTTCAAAAACTAAGACTTACCCCAACATATTCACAATAACAACGCAGGCCATCCTGTATTTAACCTAGATGCGCCGCGCCTATGAACTACCAACGCTGGAAGCTGCCTTTACGGAGGCTGAATAAAGCCGTCCCAAAAAAGAATATGAAGCCCACAATAGAGATCAGGGCCGCCGTCATCACATCCACGTCACTCACACCAAGAATCCCGTAACGAAGTCCGTTAATGAGATACAAGAGAGGATTTACCTTACTAATCATCTGCCAAAACGGATGTAGATGCTCAATCGACAAGAACACACCGCCTAGATATGTCAAAGGCAGAAGAATGAAGGCTGAAAATGCAGAGAGCTGGTCAAAAGATGTCGCCCAGAAAGCAACGCTGATCCCGATCATTCCAAAGAGCAATCCCGCAATCACCAAAAAGAATAAAGTCGTCAAAGGATTTGCAATACTCAACCATTGCCCCTGTTGGAAATACATAAACACCGTACCCACGATGAATGTAATCACGGCAACAACCGAGCCCCTCACAAGACTTGCAAGACTCATTGCCCAGATGATCTCTTGATCTGAAACCGGAGCCACACGCAAGTCTTCCATGTCCCCAGAAAACTTTGAAGAGACTACAGACGAGGAAGAGTTTTGAAAGGCATTATTGATTAAGCCCATCATCATTAATCCTGGGATCAAAAAAGACAGATAACTCACGCCCTGCTGGGCGCTCATTTGCTCTCCTAAAGAAACACCGAAAATTAATAAATATAAAAATGACGAAACAAACGGTGTGATCACCGTCTGCACAAGAACTTTGCAGAATCGCGCAATTTCTCTTTGGAATAATGTAATAAAACCTGTCACAGCGCCTGCTCCTAAACTCTGACCTGAGATGAACTATCGGATGTCTCTGTTCGGCTGACGAGCTTCAAGAAGGCCTCTTCTAAATCCCCATTTTGAATTTCGACGTCCTTAATGAACTGCATCGGAATATTGAGCTCCGTCAGTAAATCCCCAATAGCTTTATGTTGCGGAACAACCAAAAGATAAGAGTTCTCGTTTCTTTCCTTTAGGTACTCGGACTGAACTGGATAGTCTTGAGTCAACAAAAGGCGGATTTTTTTGAGCGAGTACTCACGAATGATTTCTTTAGTATTCCCCACATGAACAACGTTACCGAAATTTATAATGCCCACGCGATCACAAAGCTCTTCAGCTTCTTCAAGATAATGAGTCGTTAAAAGAATCGACATCCCCTCAGAACGCAATTCTTGAACAAACTTCCAGAGGTCTTCACGCAGACGAATGTCTACGCCCGCTGTGGGTTCATCTAAAAGCAATAACTTCGGATTGTGCACTAAAGCTTTAGCAATCATCAGTCGTCTTTTCATACCGCCAGAGAGTTGTTTTACTTTTTTATCGCGATGTTCAAGCAAAGAAAGTTTCTCAAGTAGAAATAAAATACGCTCTTGGTTCTTTCTTAGTCCGTAGTATCCAGAATGAAACTTCAAGATTTCTTCTACCGTAAAAAAACCAGAGTTGATGATTTCTTGGTGAACGATACCGATTTGTTTTTTAGTAAACATCGGCTCTTTTGTAACGTCGACTCCAAAGACTTTCACACTTCCTGAGGTCGGCTTTTCTAAAGTCGTGATTGTTGAAATGATAGAAGTTTTGCCTGCACCATTAGGCCCTAAAAGTCCGAAAATTTCTCCGGCTTTGACTTCAAAACTCACTCCGCGAACAGCTTCTTTGGGGCTGTTCGTATAGCGTTTTCTTAAATCAGTGATTTCTAATGGATGACTCACTAAAAACTATCTCCTTTTACAAAAACTACCGAGCCTGAGTAATACTCGTGTGGAACTCAATCTCTGGATTTTCACGTACCAACCAGTTCAAATCCCACTCTTGATTTACCATCACAACTGGGTTGTTCTGCATATCGCGGAAAATACGTGCGCCGCCCTTAAGTTCAGCAACAGGCTTGCCCTCTTTCGTGCGTGGCCAACGAGCTACCGAATACGGCAAGCGAGAAAGTTGAACATCCAAGTTATATTCATCGTGCAAACGACGAACAAGAACTTCAAACTGAAGCTCCCCGACGGCCCCAATTAAGGGGTCTTGCATACCAACTAGTGGATCGATGAATAATTGAATGGCTCCCTCTTCAGAAAGATGGATCAGAGCTTCTTGCATTTTTTGACGTTTTAAAGCGTCACGCACAGAAAGTTTTGAAAAAAGCTCTGGAGCAAACTTTGGAATGTCTTCATAGCGAATATTTCCGCCAGAGAACACTCCGTCACCGATAGCAAAGTTCCCTGTGTCACCAACACCGACGATATCCCCTGCGTAAGCATCTTCGATGGTCTCTTTATCTGCAGCCACAAATTGGCTGGCATAGGAGAGACGAAGTTCTTTATCGTGACGAGTGTGCTTCACTTTCATGCCGCGCTCGAACTTTCCAGAACAAATACGAATGAAGGCAATACGGTCACGATGACGACGATCCATATTGGCTTGGATTTTAAATACGAAACCAGAGAAGTTCGCATCACAAGGGTCAATCTCTCGACCATCTTGAGTTTTGCGCGCCTGTGGCCCTGGAGCGTACTTTGTGAAAAATTGTAGGAATGTATCTACACCGAAGTTTTGTTTGGCTGATCCGAACGTCACAGGTGAGATCGTACCATTTAGGAACTCTTCCACATCAAACGGTGGTAAAGCTCCTTCAATAAGTTCTAATTCATCAATCACTTGGTCAGCAGACTCTTTATCAAGATAGTCATAAAGAATGGCATCATCTTTTCCTTTTTCAAAAGGGATGATTTTATAGTCCTCGACTTCTTCACGATGCTGATCGTAGATCCAAAGTTCTTTCGTCAAACGATTGTAAATTCCACGGAAACGTTGACCAATTCCTAAAGGCCAAGTCACTGGGTAGCATTGCATGTTGAGTGTTTTTTCAACCTCATCAATCAATGTTAGAGGGTCTTTTCCCTCACGATCGAGTTTGTTTACGAAAGTGAAAATAGGAATTTTTCTAAGACGACAGACCTCGTAAAGTTTCTTTGTACGATCTTCCACGCCCTTAGCAACGTCGATCAACATACAAGCTGATTCCACGGCCATCAAAACGCGGTAAGTGTCTTCACCGAAGTCCTTATGCCCAGGAGTGTCTAGTAAGTTCACGCGAAGATCA carries:
- a CDS encoding ABC transporter integral membrane protein (COG0842 ABC-type multidrug transport system, permease component), which encodes MTGFITLFQREIARFCKVLVQTVITPFVSSFLYLLIFGVSLGEQMSAQQGVSYLSFLIPGLMMMGLINNAFQNSSSSVVSSKFSGDMEDLRVAPVSDQEIIWAMSLASLVRGSVVAVITFIVGTVFMYFQQGQWLSIANPLTTLFFLVIAGLLFGMIGISVAFWATSFDQLSAFSAFILLPLTYLGGVFLSIEHLHPFWQMISKVNPLLYLINGLRYGILGVSDVDVMTAALISIVGFIFFFGTALFSLRKGSFQRW
- a CDS encoding putative ATP-binding component of a transport system (COG1131 ABC-type multidrug transport system, ATPase component), with the translated sequence MSHPLEITDLRKRYTNSPKEAVRGVSFEVKAGEIFGLLGPNGAGKTSIISTITTLEKPTSGSVKVFGVDVTKEPMFTKKQIGIVHQEIINSGFFTVEEILKFHSGYYGLRKNQERILFLLEKLSLLEHRDKKVKQLSGGMKRRLMIAKALVHNPKLLLLDEPTAGVDIRLREDLWKFVQELRSEGMSILLTTHYLEEAEELCDRVGIINFGNVVHVGNTKEIIREYSLKKIRLLLTQDYPVQSEYLKERNENSYLLVVPQHKAIGDLLTELNIPMQFIKDVEIQNGDLEEAFLKLVSRTETSDSSSQVRV
- a CDS encoding hypothetical protein (COG4108 Peptide chain release factor RF-3), which produces MLATPQIQKEIKRRRTFAIISHPDAGKTTLTEKLLYHGGVIHETGEVKGKSGTKAVTSDWMAMEREKGISVTSSVMTFDYNDLRVNLLDTPGHKDFGEDTYRVLMAVESACMLIDVAKGVEDRTKKLYEVCRLRKIPIFTFVNKLDREGKDPLTLIDEVEKTLNMQCYPVTWPLGIGQRFRGIYNRLTKELWIYDQHREEVEDYKIIPFEKGKDDAILYDYLDKESADQVIDELELIEGALPPFDVEEFLNGTISPVTFGSAKQNFGVDTFLQFFTKYAPGPQARKTQDGREIDPCDANFSGFVFKIQANMDRRHRDRIAFIRICSGKFERGMKVKHTRHDKELRLSYASQFVAADKETIEDAYAGDIVGVGDTGNFAIGDGVFSGGNIRYEDIPKFAPELFSKLSVRDALKRQKMQEALIHLSEEGAIQLFIDPLVGMQDPLIGAVGELQFEVLVRRLHDEYNLDVQLSRLPYSVARWPRTKEGKPVAELKGGARIFRDMQNNPVVMVNQEWDLNWLVRENPEIEFHTSITQAR